The region AGAAATCACCTTCTGGAAATGTGGAAGTTTTCAAAAGAGACTATGGGAAGATTATAGAGTACCTGAAAACTCTTCTCAGCAAGTATCAACATAGTGCACTTCATACTCtgttgcagttctatgatcctcccttgcgatgcttcactttcccagacTATTAGTTGGCACCGACCATGGAAGAGTATTCATGCATTCTGAGGATTCCCATTAAGCTTCAAGTTCCTTTTCACGTGTCTATGGAGGTTCTCGATTCTGAACATATTGTTGCTACCCTTTATTTGGGAAAATCTGTGGTGGATGCTAATCTCAAAACAAAAGGAGAACTCtatggttttcatctgagttttcTTTTAGAGACTTTAGGTACTTTGGCTAAAGAAGAGAATTGGAGGTATTCAACGCTGTTTTGGCTTGCAGTATCTATGGTATTATCTTGTTTCCCAATGTGGTTGATTTTGTTGATATGAATGCCATTCATATCTTCATGATGAGGGACCTAGTACCAATGCTTTTGGGGGATGTATATCATTCTATTCATTCTAGAAATCACAAGAGAAGAGGTGAATTAGTGTGGTTTTGTGCTCCTATTTTGTATCATTGGTTCCGAAGCCATCTCCCATGCAAAGGAGCGTTTGTAGATAAAAAGGAGATCTTTAAGTGGTCCAAGAGGTTAATGGGGCTTACTTCCAAGGATTTGGTGTGGTATAACTTAAGATTGGATAGGATAAAGAAATCTAAAGTGCTTATGAGTTATGGAGAGTTTCCTAATGTGCCATTCATGGGTATTAGGGGAGGTATAAACTATAATCCTGTGCTTTCTCAGAGACAATTGGGATATGCTTTGAAAGGACCTCCAGAGGATAGGAGCATACAAGAGTCTTTGTTCTATAATGTGACTGGTGATGTTGAGATGATGAAGAAAGCAGCTAAAGCCTGGAATCATATTTCGTGTAAAGGGAAAGAGTTTTTCGGCAAGAAAGGTTGTATTGCTTATCCTCTTTACATAGACTGGATCAAAGATAGGGTTCAGACTGTCTTGTTGCCTTTTTTGATAGAGAAGCCATTGTATCCTCAAGAGCCAGATCACCCTGATTTTGTGCCTAGAGAGTACTTCAATAAAACTTTGCTTTTGAACATGAAGTTGAAGCAGGCGAAAGAAGAACTGAGCATGCAAGTCTTTAGATTTAGGCAAGAAAAGATGAATTTGGCTTACAAGCTTAAAGAAAGAGATGAATTTCTTGGTGAATATGGTCTTGTTGTGGATGGAAGGATAAAAAAGAAGCCAAAAGTTGATAGAGTTAGAGGGTGTACTTCTACAATTGTTGAAAAACAAAGGAAAGCTTTTGAAGAAGTTGAAAAAGATATCAAGCAAAAGCACCGAGACTATGAATCCCTCAAAGCCTCCAAATCCAAGATGAAGAGAAAATATAAGGCCAAGATTAAGGAGTTGGAGAAGCAGCTTCAGGTTAAGAATGTCAAATTCGAGGAGAAGAATACCTAGAGGCTAGGAATGAAGACCCAACTCAGAGGAAGTAATATTGTGTTGGGGAAAGTTGTGGAGGAGTTTGCCAGCCTCAAAGCTTAGTTGAAAGAAAGAGATGATGCTCACATGCAGATCCCACTTCTAGAGTGCAACGAGTGTGAAAAGTTGATTGATCAATGTCGGTATCTGGATGGCATGATTTTTCGAAAATATGTGGTTATCCGAAGTCTTTTCCAGAGGCGCGATCATGAAGAGACAAGGAAGATGTTCAAAGAGTCCAAAGCTTGGAGCCATGATTATCTCAAAAGTGGAGGGCCTCTAACCTATGTGGAGTGGGAAGATTAATTTATCTTTTTTGTGTAATGACCACCATCAGGATTATTGATGGGGTCTTTTGATTTGCACTGTTGCTTTTGGTTATTTGTTTCTTTTCTAAGAGCTACCCGTGTTACTCTAGGTTTTCAGTTTAATGAATTTTATGTTTGGCCTATCAAGTGTTCATTGTGTATCCTCTATTTCTTTCACTTATATAACCTGAATCAAAATTTTAGAACCCTGGAAATACATAAACATGTCATTACATGCATTAGATCCATTCATGCTGCATTCATGATAGGTTTTCTGGCCGGCCCTCTCATATTGATTCTTCTTTTCTGAGCAGAGATTGCAAATCCAGTCATTCATTGTTACGCCACGAGAAACAACCAGAGACGTCAGATGGATAAGATTCAGGCTAATATAATGGATCAGATGGATG is a window of Lathyrus oleraceus cultivar Zhongwan6 chromosome 6, CAAS_Psat_ZW6_1.0, whole genome shotgun sequence DNA encoding:
- the LOC127095375 gene encoding uncharacterized protein LOC127095375, encoding MEEYSCILRIPIKLQVPFHVSMEVLDSEHIVATLYLGKSVVDANLKTKGELYGFHLSFLLETLGTLAKEENWRNHKRRGELVWFCAPILYHWFRSHLPCKGAFVDKKEIFKWSKRLMGLTSKDLVWYNLRLDRIKKSKVLMSYGEFPNVPFMGIRGGINYNPVLSQRQLGYALKGPPEDRSIQESLFYNVTGDVEMMKKAAKAWNHISCKGKEFFGKKGCIAYPLYIDWIKDRVQTVLLPFLIEKPLYPQEPDHPDFVPREYFNKTLLLNMKLKQAKEELSMQVFRFRQEKMNLAYKLKERDEFLGEYGLVVDGRIKKKPKVDRVRGCTSTIVEKQRKAFEEVEKDIKQKHRDYESLKASKSKMKRKYKAKIKELEKQLQGLHGNFPPPPPPPYNDGGLHLIIGDILGNPNARGNAQIQQL